A genomic stretch from Psilocybe cubensis strain MGC-MH-2018 chromosome 1, whole genome shotgun sequence includes:
- a CDS encoding GYF domain-containing protein mpd2 produces the protein MSTTTMHFGPEWMRTKHQPLSRSQPPPSPPPSTAIQNSGSTYSALVSAMPSASSESGDVVHPFRYSKEELLKIYQEGGGRGGLGLEVERWEGVVREGGTEPATLREMTEAEKKVRLKIYLECCDWPLNSELRRRPSQSMEFLSPLNTSGLDRPRLSHNSSTSSNNNSPLRERFGALKRRDSAASVSDTLMPALPRKPSLSALQTPTLSPREPPRSRVGYTPGFDGVLNNGDSWVARRRSSETSMKIGTGSSREGNEPQLGIMGSGIREEKEEDSRQTIQHPPSDDSNAFVTSSPRVHSEDPRVFTNTNSNAAPLQTSSQSSFSVNGVNNSESFPVDRADIGPPPGLVDLAAVEWSYKDPTGQIQGPFRADLMQKWYNDGYFSSDLPMKRVRYDTQWTTVEELSQRAQGENIFLSSTFIPNHTGRGNASPLHALSSSDQLYNEPFQPSPVRTLASSTLDSYLSTGSLASDSPSSSLGASHFGNPSPDPSVFGPRDVKTYFASDSNGRLPGLGALNQPSLFSDRRTVGHEFQANPIMQSPSFGNFVSERDVGFSAYGYNNIPVIHDAWGMSSNHSSAGFMMPRDQGNDKFFPLSAPSDAALRRPEGSHDEHLQRSFVQETHYANEDSTSFDMKQPGPAVGSLGYAHYQYPAQSAFQNAQEQHQQYVTPASEFSENHGSEELCAYRCHDSETAIPQTLQPTNSNSSSTIPSVPWSSLPEEQPATVVETNGHIGSSNNLTNSPWKHVESGPTLLPQVYDSGSPVAAADKVDSWKVDKTEKDLIQQHQTLPSRASEQKKAHTPESSNRTPTPEIVVALPLPTSAPVISKKASKNSSQAIQVPSSAPIATVEPVITNPVVQKVAWAKEEEKKKTGTGSSVSLREIQEAEAKKLESKKAAERERERLARASASADIKEDVQPFTTSWGLPTSQAGARGSAPLKDLVTVPTTPAPAAPPVWTTPLKQATTKKTMKEIQEEEESRKKIALKEITATAPLPKRAYAETTTKLAALPPASSNNGNAWTTVGPSGKATVSPAPPARSSVPGSLAATQTASVSKASATPTSKIATSSVVKKLVKQDDFPETPSHDFLKWLGDSLKGLNSSVNVEEIVSMLLSFPIDPDSTTAEIISDTIYSNSTTLDGRRFASEFIAKRKADALAKAKGTVNSGKASSKPVSIADVVRATPKTTQPEWGFKVVNKKKKGGRS, from the exons ATGTCTACCACTACTATGCATTTCGGCCCTGAATGGATGAGAACCAAGCACCAGCCTCTTTCTCGATCCcagcctcctccttctcctcctccttcaaccGCCATCCAAAACTCTGGCTCTACTTATTCGGCTTTGGTTTCCGCAATGCCTTCTGCTTCCTCCGAAAGCGGAGATGTGGTCCATCCATTTCGTTATTCCAAGGAGGAGTTGCTCAAAATATATCAAGAAGGCGGCGGCAGAGGGGGATTGGGATTAGAAGTTGAACGTTGGGAGGGTGTTGTACGGGAGGGTGGGACAGAGCCAGCTACTTTGCGCGAGATGACCGAAGCAGAAAAGAAAGTCCGTCTCAAAATTTATCTGGAATGTTGTGATT GGCCACTTAATTCCGaacttcgtcgtcgtcctaGTCAATCTATGGAATTCCTTTCGCCGCTCAATACTTCCGGCTTGGATCGCCCAAGGCTCTCCCATAATTCTTCAACCTCCTCGAATAATAACAGTCCTTTGCGCGAGCGGTTCGGGGCCCTGAAGCGTAGAGACAGTGCAGCTAGTGTATCAG ATACATTGATGCCTGCATTACCACGAAAACCATCTCTTTCTGCTCTGCAAACGCCGACACTATCACCACGCGAACCCCCGCGTTCCCGTGTGGGTTATACGCCTGGTTTTGATGGTGTTCTCAACAACGGGGATTCTTGGGTCGCTCGACGGCGCTCTTCCGAAACATCGATGAAGATCGGGACTGGTTCGTCTCGTGAAGGAAATGAACCCCAACTCGGTATCATGGGCTCTGGTATAcgcgaagaaaaagaggaagactCCCGTCAAACTATTCAACACCCACCTTCCGATGATTCGAATGCTTTTGTTACATCCTCACCTCGTGTCCATTCCGAAGATCCTCGCGTGTTTACCAATACCAATTCTAACGCTGCTCCACTTCAAACATCTTCACAAAGTTCATTCTCAGTCAACGGGGTCAATAATTCTGAATCGTTCCCCGTCGATCGCGCCGATATTGGCCCTCCTCCAGGGTTGGTAGATTTAGCTGCAGTTGAGTGGTCTTACAAAGATCCAACTGGCCAGATTCAAG GTCCATTTCGTGCCGATCTGATGCAGAAATGGTACAACGATGGATATTTTTCTTCAGACCTTCCCATGAAAAGAGTCCGGTATGACACTCAATGGACTACTGTTGAAGAACTCAGCCAGCGAGCGCAAGGAGAAAATATTTTCTTGTCGTCGACATTCATTCCAAATCACACTGGTCGTGGAAATGCATCGCCGCTGCATGCCCTTTCGTCTTCCGATCAACTTTATAATGAACCATTCCAACCATCGCCTGTTCGCACTTTAGCCTCTTCCACACTTGATTCATATCTCAGTACTGGATCGTTGGCCTCCGATTCACCGTCTTCTTCGCTGGGCGCTTCACATTTCGGAAATCCTTCGCCTGATCCGTCTGTTTTTGGACCCAGAGATGTTAAAACTTACTTTGCAAGTGATTCCAATGGACGATTGCCAGGCCTTGGAGCCCTGAATCAACCTTCTCTCTTTTCGGACCGCAGAACTGTTGGTCATGAGTTTCAAGCGAATCCCATCATGCAAAGCCCATCTTTTGGGAACTTTGTATCGGAACGAGATGTTGGTTTCAGTGCTTATGGATATAACAACATTCCCGTAATCCATGATGCATGGGGAATGTCCTCGAATCACTCTTCGGCTGGATTTATGATGCCTCGAGATCAGGGAAACGACAAATTTTTTCCTCTGTCTGCCCCATCAGATGCGGCTCTTCGCCGTCCTGAGGGTTCTCATGACGAACATTTGCAAAGGAGTTTCGTGCAGGAGACCCATTACGCCAACGAAGATTCCACTAGTTTTGACATGAAACAACCTGGTCCTGCTGTGGGGTCTTTGGGTTATGCGCATTACCAGTATCCTGCGCAGTCAGCCTTCCAGAATGCGCAggaacaacaccaacaaTATGTGACACCTGCGTCCGAGTTTTCGGAGAATCATGGTTCCGAAGAGTTGTGTGCATATCGCTGTCATGACTCAGAGACCGCTATCCCTCAGACGTTGCAACCTACAAATTCCAATTCGTCGTCGACAATCCCGAGCGTACCATGGAGTTCTTTACCGGAAGAGCAGCCCGCTACTGTTGTGGAGACCAATGGTCACATTGGCTCTTCTAACAACTTGACTAACTCCCCGTGGAAACATGTTGAATCAGGTCCTACTCTACTTCCACAGGTCTATGATTCGGGCTCCCCTGTGGCTGCCGCCGACAAAGTTGATTCTTGGAAAGTTGACAAGACAGAAAAGGATTTGATTCAGCAGCATCAAACTTTGCCTTCTCGGGCATCTGAGCAGAAGAAAGCCCACACACCGGAATCATCTAATCGCACCCCGACTCCAGAAATCGTTGTTGCGTTGCCGCTTCCTACGTCCGCCCCCGTGATAAGCAAGAAAGCCTCTAAAAATTCATCCCAAGCTATACAGGTACCTTCCAGCGCGCCTATTGCAACTGTTGAACCAGTTATAACAAACCCCGTGGTTCAGAAAGTAGCTTGGgcgaaggaagaagaaaagaagaaaaccGGCACCGGTTCCTCTGTCAGTCTGCGCGAGATTCAGGAGGCGGAAGCAAAGAAACTGGAGTCAAAGAAAGCTGCCGAACGAGAGAGAGAACGACTGGCTCGGGCATCAGCATCTGCTGATATCAAAGAGGATGTGCAACCTTTCACTACTTCGTGGGGTCTTCCCACTTCGCAAGCTGGTGCACGTGGATCAGCTCCTCTGAAAGATCTTGTTACTGTTCCTACtactcctgctcctgctgcaCCGCCTGTGTGGACCACTCCCCTTAAGCAAGCAACcacaaaaaagacaatgaaagaaatccaggaagaggaagaatcGAGGAAAAAGATTGCCCTGAAGGAAATTACAGCAACAGCTCCATTGCCGAAACGGGCATATGCCGAAACCACCAcgaag CTTGCTGCCCTTCCTCCTGCTTCGTCGAACAACGGTAACGCTTGGACTACCGTTGGACCAAGTGGAAAGGCAACCGTGTCCcccgctcctcctgctcGCTCCTCCGTACCGGGTTCGTTGGCGGCAACCCAAACAGCTTCGGTGTCGAAGGCTTCAGCAACTCCTACTTCGAAGATCGCCACCAGCTCCGTTGTCAAGAAACTCGTCAAGCAAGATGATTTCCCGGAGACGCCCTCCCATGATTTTCTCAAGTGGCTCGGTGATTCACTGAAAGGGCTTAACTCTTCAGTTAATG TCGAGGAAATTGTGTCCATGTTGTTATCCTTCCCGATTGACCCTGACTCCACCACCGCTGAAATCATCTCAGACACTATCTATTCAAATAGTACTACACTCGATGGTCGACGATTTGCTTCGGAGTTCATCGCAAAGCGTAAAGCTGACGCCCTTGCTAAAGCCAAAGGTACTGTTAACTCGGGCAAGGCTTCAAGTAAGCCTGTATCCATTGCCGATGTCGTGAGGGCAACACCGAAAACAACACAACCCGAGTGGGGATTCAAGGTTgtcaacaagaagaagaaaggaggaaggagttGA
- a CDS encoding putative membrane protein (putative membrane protein YBR220C) — translation MLDSGINSRGTLDVSHTCVKGSTEFANYPTPNITAQESLRKNEAMRTGTPREPRAVTSSLNSIHISPRTPRTPRATMGEDEDEETEMSLLNEEERIQSARTFHDGHSTDEVDGDLSKRPISAKDKRGMIFFKEYQLKWGVPHLTLSGYLRFWSVICFIVTLWLIFFKKEDKEPATDSDMSIKAVYKTIWQICQLKHIQLLIVVHLFAKIGFAANDAATGLKLVEKGFRREDLALVVLIDFPFQIMGGWLAAKWSRGDKPLRPWIYAFWPRLFFALVATLIVLWFPNPPISMSFFVLLVLHTILSSFASTVQFVGISAFHTRVSDPLIGGTYMTLLNTFTNMGGTWPKWFVLKGIDIFSVATCKVPQVEIDVKATECVSDHGKAACKGIGGTCVEETDGYYMVSAICLLFGVIFLVAFIIPTARKLQKLPISVWRVKMQ, via the exons AGTTTGCAAACTACCCCACCCCAAACATCACGGCTCAGGAAAGTTTACGAAAGAACGAGGCTATGAGAACCGGTACTCCCAGGGAACCGAGGGCCGTTACTTCTTCTCTGAATAGTATTCACATCTCCCCTCGCACACCCAGAACGCCACGGGCCACAATGggagaagacgaggatgaggagacGGAAATGTCCCTTCTTAACGAGGAAGAACGGATTCAATCAGCTCGTACATTTCATGATGGACATTCAACGGATGAGGTAGATGGAGATCTTTCGAAGCGCCCCATATCCGCGAAGGACAAGCGCGGAATG atcttcttcaaggaATACCA ACTCAAATGGGGTGTGCCTCATTTGACACTGAGCGGTTATCTACGATTCTGGAGTGTTATATGCTTCATTGTTACGCTCTGGctcatcttcttcaaaaAAGAG GATAAAGAACCTGCCACTGACAGTGATATGAGCATCAAAGCAGTTTACAAAACTATATGGCAAATTTGCCAATTAAAGC ATATTCAACTTCTCATCGTAGTACACCTGTTTGCTAAAATAGGCTTTGCAGCAAATGATGCCGCGACTGGCCTGAAATTAGTAGAAAAGGGGTTCAGACGAGAGGATCTTGCTCTTGTAGTCCTAATCGACTTTCCCTTCCAGATCATGGGTGGTTGGCTTGCCGCAAAGTGGTCTAGAGGGGACAAACCTCTTCGTCCTTGGATCTATGCCTTTTGGCCCCGTCTCTTCTTCGCTCTCGTGGCAACTTTAATTGTTTTGTGGTTCCCGAATCCTCCGATATCCATGAGCTTCTTTGTGCTGCTTGTTCTGCATACGATTCTATCGTCTTTTGCTTC AACTGTACAATTTGTTGGAATCTCTGCTTTCCACACTCGTGTGTCGGATCCATTAATAGGAGGAACGTATATGACG TTACTAAACACATTCACCAATATGGGAGGTACCTGGCCCAAATGGTTTGTTCTGAAAG GCATCGATATCTTCAGTGTTGCTACGTGCAAGGTACCTCAAGTAGAAATTGACGTCAAAG CTACCGAATGTGTGTCGGATCATGGAAAAGCCGCTTGCAAAGGCATTGGTGGAACTTGTGTTGAAGAGACTGATGGATATTACATGGTTTCTGCGATTTGCTTGTTGTTCGGCGTCATATTTTTGGTCGCATTCATTATACCAACTGCCCGCAAACTGCAAA AACTCCCTATTTCAGTGTGGCGAGTAAAGATGCAGTAA